In Paenibacillus sonchi, the genomic stretch TTTGAAGTGACTGTCAATAATGAAAAGGAATTCACCAAGTGGATTCTGCAATATGGGCCGAACGCGGAAATTCTCGAACCGGCCTCGGCCAGAGAAGGACTGAAGGTGCAGTTGGAGCAGTGGATGGGGCTTTATCAAAAGTGAGCAGCTCCGATTCGCATCTTAGACAATATGCATCTTAGATACGAACTTGCTGGAAAGCTAATTACTGGCGTAGAGTCTGTATTTCATACATAAATACCCCCGGTCATCAGGCCGGGGGATTCGTGAACAGGTCAAAAAGAGTTACTCGCCCTGATGTGGTACTGTCAGTCCCAGACCGGCGGCTACACGCTGGCCGAATTCAGGATCTGCTTTGTAGAAATGGCCGATCTGCCGGAGCTTGATCTCATCCTTCTCAACAGGTGTCATGGCACCAACGATATTGCGGACAAGGCGTGCCCGTTCTTCTTCACTCAGCAGCCGGTAGAGATCGCCGGGCTGGGTGTAGTGATCGTCATGATCATAAGGGACGCTGTCGGCTTTCCCCGAGACGTCAAAAGCTGCCGGCTTGTGCGCCGGGGACTCTGCCGCTCCGCCGAAGCTGTTCGGCTCGTAGTAGACGGAACCGCCGCCGTTGTTCCCGTGAATCATCGCGCCATCGCGCTGGTTATTGTTAACCTCAGCAACCGGCCGGTTAATAGGCAGCTGGTTGTGGTTGGCGCCTACGCGGTAGCGGTGGGCGTCACCATAGGCGAAGAGGCGGCCCTGCAGCATTTTGTCGGGTGAAGCTTCTATTCCCGGTACGAAGGAGCCAGGAGAAAATGTTGCCTGCTCCACCTCCGCGAAGTAATTCTCCGGGTTGCGGTCCAGTACCATGCGGCCTACTTCAATGAGCGGATAATCCTTCTGCGACCATACTTTGGTTACATCGAAGGGATCGAAACGGTACGTATCGGCATCTTCTACAGGCATAATCTGCACGTACAGTTTCCAGGCAGGGAAATCTCCTTGATCGATCGCATTGAACAAATCCTCGGTGTGATAATCTGGATTCTCCCCGGCAATTTGAGCGGCAAGCTTCACGTCGAGATTTTTAACACCCTGCTCTGTTTTAAAATGATATTTGACCCACACTGCCGCACCGTCGGCATTCACCCATTTGAAGGTGTGGCTCCCAAAGCCGTGCATATGGCGGAGAGTGGCCGGTATGCCGCGGTCCGACATCAGAATCGTCACTTGATGCAGCGACTCCGGCGAAAGGGACCAGAAATCCCAGACGGCATTGGGGTTTTTGAGATGGGTCTGCGGGTGGCGTTTCTGGGTGTGAATAAAGTCCGGAAATTTAATCGCATCGCGGATGAAAAAGACAGGCGTATTATTGCCGACCAGATCATAATTGCCTTCTTCGGTATAAAATTTCACGGCAAAGCCGCGTGGATCGCGTACAGTATCGGCAGACCCCAGCTCTCCGGCTACTGTAGAGAAGCGAATGAACATCGGCGTGCGTTTGCCCACCTCCGACAAGAAGGCTGCTTTGGTATATTTGGACAAATCCTGAGTGACTTCAAAATAACCATGAGCTCCGGCGCCTTTGGCATGAACTACACGCTCCGGAACACGCTCCCGGTTGAAATGTGCCAGCTTTTCCAGCAAATGAACATCCTGCAGCAGTGTTGGTCCACGGGAACCGGCAGTCATTGAGTTCTGGTTGTCACCTACAGGGGCTCCCCAGCTTGTTGTAAGTTTGTTAGGGCTCTCGCTCATGAATAATTCCACCTCGTATTAGGATTTGATTTTAGAATAAGTATAAATATTATATTATCAAAAAAATTTAAAATATCAATACTTATTTAGAATTATTTTAAATAAGTCTGCAATAGCTTGATTTTTCTGTTGTGCTCAGGCTTAAGGATGAACGATAATAATTCTGTTGGAGTTTCGTGGAGCCCATGCGGCGAGGAGGAGACAACATGCTGGACCGACTGATCAGACTGCCGTTCACGCTGACAGAGGAGGAACGCAGAGAATTGCGCATGCTTACGTTAAGCGAAAATATTTCCAGGGGCAAGCTGTTTGCCAGAATCATCATAGGCATTGAATCGGCTTTGGCAGTAATTGATCTGGCAGCATCCATTGCCAAGCTTCATGACAGCTTTCACTTCAGCTTTTACTTTATGATGTATGTTTTGATGATTTGGCTGAATGTGGCTTTTTTGCTTGCAGCTACAGCCTATGAAAGAGATGCCAAGCTGATGGAGGGCAGCTACCGGTTGTATGAGAAGCTGTTCACCGTATATGCGTATACATTTGTGGTCTGGGGTACTGCCGTCACATTGTCGGATCAGCGGCTTTACGGGGCTGTTATGGCCTTTGTTATTAACCTGGTGGGGATTTCGGTCATTTTTTATTTCAATAACAAGATGGTGCTGCGGCTGTATGCAGTCTCAGGAGGGCTGTTATATATCGGGCTTCCTTTTTTTCAGTCGTCTTCGGATGTGCTGGTTGGCCACTATATCAATCTGACGGTGTTCCTTTTTTTTACCTGGATGGCATCAAGAATTTTGTATGTGAACTTCTGCAGCAATTATTACAACCGGCTTCTGCTGGGAGCGAGCCACCGGAAGCTGGAGGAGCAAATTATCCGTAATGAAAAAGTACATCTGGAGCTGGCCCGGGCAAACGGGGAACTGCAGAGGTTATCGCTTATTGACGCGCTGACGGAAATTCCAAACCGCCGGGCCTTTGATCAACAAATGCAGCGGCTGTTAACCCAAAATGAAGAACCTTGCAGTCTGGTTGCCATTCTCATGATAGATATCGATTATTTCAAGCCGTTCAACGACAACTATGGACATGCAGAAGGGGACCGGATCCTCAAAGAAGTGGCACAGGCGATTCATGCGGAAATGGAGGGGGGCGACAGTTTGCCGCCCGGCTGGGGGGCGAGGAGTTTGTGGCAGCAGCGTTTGATACCGGGGTGGATGGGGCGATGGAGCTTAGTGAAAGAATCCGTGCTCGCGTTCAGCAGTTGGCGGTTCCCCATGAGTATTCCGAGGTCAGTGCCTACCTTA encodes the following:
- the katA gene encoding catalase KatA, producing the protein MSESPNKLTTSWGAPVGDNQNSMTAGSRGPTLLQDVHLLEKLAHFNRERVPERVVHAKGAGAHGYFEVTQDLSKYTKAAFLSEVGKRTPMFIRFSTVAGELGSADTVRDPRGFAVKFYTEEGNYDLVGNNTPVFFIRDAIKFPDFIHTQKRHPQTHLKNPNAVWDFWSLSPESLHQVTILMSDRGIPATLRHMHGFGSHTFKWVNADGAAVWVKYHFKTEQGVKNLDVKLAAQIAGENPDYHTEDLFNAIDQGDFPAWKLYVQIMPVEDADTYRFDPFDVTKVWSQKDYPLIEVGRMVLDRNPENYFAEVEQATFSPGSFVPGIEASPDKMLQGRLFAYGDAHRYRVGANHNQLPINRPVAEVNNNQRDGAMIHGNNGGGSVYYEPNSFGGAAESPAHKPAAFDVSGKADSVPYDHDDHYTQPGDLYRLLSEEERARLVRNIVGAMTPVEKDEIKLRQIGHFYKADPEFGQRVAAGLGLTVPHQGE